A stretch of the Nicotiana tabacum cultivar K326 chromosome 6, ASM71507v2, whole genome shotgun sequence genome encodes the following:
- the LOC107774675 gene encoding PHD finger protein ALFIN-LIKE 2-like has product MASNSSSHSPRTVEEIFKDFSARHAAVLRALTADVEEFFSQCDPERDNLCLYGHSNETWEVAVPAEEVPPELPEPVLGINFARDGMERRDWLSLVAMHTDSWLLSVAFYFGARLNRNERSRLFTLINDLPTVFEVVTGRKPLKDKPSVDSGKKSKNNTKREKQVKANQRLREESDDEDEGNEDEHEETLCGSCGTNGNADEFWIGCDICERWYHGKCVKITPAKAQSIKEYRCPSCSNKKARHMG; this is encoded by the exons ATGGCTTCCAACTCTTCCTCCCATAGCCCTCGCACCGTCGAAGAGATCTTCAAAGACTTCTCCGCCCGTCACGCCGCCGTCCTCCGTGCCCTCACTGCCG ATGTGGAGGAATTTTTCTCACAGTGCGATCCAGAGAGAGACAATTTGTGTTTGTATGGACATTCAAATGAGACTTGGGAAGTTGCAGTGCCAGCGGAGGAAGTTCCGCCAGAGTTACCGGAGCCGGTGTTAGGTATCAATTTTGCAAGGGATGGGATGGAGCGGAGAGACTGGTTGTCATTGGTTGCTATGCACACCGATTCGTGGCTGCTCTCTGTCGCTTTCTATTTCGGTGCTCGCCTTAATCGCAACGAAAG GAGTCGTCTGTTTACCCTGATAAATGATCTGCCAACTGTCTTTGAAGTCGTGACAGGGAGGAAGCCTTTGAAGGACAAACCTAGTGTTGATAGtggaaagaaatcaaagaataACACAAAG AGAGAAAAACAAGTTAAAGCAAATCAAAGGCTACGTGAGGAGagtgatgatgaggatgaagggAATGAAGACGAGCATGAAGAAACTCTATGTGGAAGTTGTGGAACAAATGGCAATGCAGATGAGTTCTGGATTGGCTGTGATATTTGTGAAAGGTGGTATCATGGCAAGTGCGTGAAAATAACGCCTGCAAAGGCTCAAAGTATCAAGGAATACAGATGTCCCTCTTGCAGCAATAAGAAGGCAAGACATATGGGTTGA